In one Lolium rigidum isolate FL_2022 chromosome 3, APGP_CSIRO_Lrig_0.1, whole genome shotgun sequence genomic region, the following are encoded:
- the LOC124703758 gene encoding methyl-CpG-binding domain-containing protein 11-like, with product MATTGGDHVTAAAAGEETPLRKADQATELSAPDGWTKKVNPTRPGKFEVIFVPPTGEEIKTKRALTQYLKKNPGGPAVSEFNWGTGDTPRRSSRLSEKVKPTESSEDERPAKRGRPSSSKKGKTGKQEDEEDEDEKPAKPAKRGRPSSSKKGKKGKQEDAEDAPAESEEAKVTDIDVEMKDAENAEEEKKEGDISQEEKKESDTAQEEKKESDTAQEEKKYVPMVDAAEKTEEAEVKTDVSELPKAADAAEKMDEPEVNTEVPELPKGADAAGETVAAEVNTEVSELPEVADAAGKTDEAEIDIEFSELPLGADAVEKTEEVSVLPSDVSAPVAENKGDGKPAESEVAAPVEGEKTENGPAMESTGQPAVEKKEEADSTINPVTPPPVEVNTDAPAAEAAKEADNSAAQKDDQTNGVSVDNNGQIQLGGSPTVKCT from the exons atggccaccaccggcggcgaccacgtgacggcggcggccgcgggcgAGGAGACGCCGCTGCGCAAGGCGGACCAGGCCACCGAGCTCTCGGCGCCCGACGGATGGACCAAGAAG GTTAATCCCACTCGACCTggaaaatttgaggttatttttgTTCCACCAACTGGTGAGGAGATCAAGACCAAGAGAGCTTTAACACAATACCTTAAAAAGAACCCTGGAGGCCCTGCAGTTTCAGAGTTCAACTGGGGAACTG GTGATACTCCGAGACGGTCCTCACGGCTGAGTGAAAAGGTTAAGCCTACCGAGAGCTCGGAAGATGAGAGGCCTGCCAAACGGGGAAGACCATCAAGCTCTAAGAAAGGCAAAACGGGGaaacaggaggatgaagaggatgaagatgagaagCCTGCCAAGCCCGCCAAACGTGGAAGACCATCAAGCTCTAAGAAAGGCAAAAAGGGGAAACAGGAGGATGCAGAGGATGCACCAGCTGAAAGTGAAGAAGCCAAAGTGACTGATATTGACGTGGAGATGAAAGATGCTGAGAATGCtgaggaagagaagaaagagggTGACATTTCccaggaagagaagaaagagtcTGATACTGCTCAAGAAGAGAAGAAAGAGTCTGATACTGCTCAAGAAGAGAAGAAATATGTCCCTATGGTAGATGCTGCAGAGAAGACTGAAGAAGCTGAAGTCAAGACTGATGTCTCCGAGCTTCCTAAGGCCGCAGATGCTGCAGAGAAGATGGACGAACCCGAAGTCAATACAGAAGTCCCGGAGCTTCCTAAGGGTGCAGATGCTGCAGGGGAGACAGTGGCTGCCGAAGTCAATACAGAAGTTTCGGAGCTTCCTGAGGTTGCAGATGCTGCAGGAAAGACAGACGAAGCCGAAATCGATATAGAATTCTCGGAGCTTCCATTAGGTGCAGATGCTGTAGAGAAGACTGAAGAAGTCTCGGTGCTTCCTAGTGATGTGTCTGCCCCTGTAGCAGAGAACAAGGGAGATGGAAAGCCAGCTGAGTCTGAAGTAGCAGCTCCCGTGGAGGGTGAGAAAACAGAGAACGGTCCGGCCATGGAATCTACAGGGCAGCCTGCGGTGGAGAAGAAAGAAGAGGCTGATAGCACTATCAACCCTGTTACGCCCCCTCCAGTAGAGGTAAACACAGACGCTCCAGCAGCAGAGGCAGCAAAAGAGGCAGATAACTCAGCGGCTCAAAAGGATGACCAGACGAACGGTGTCAGCGTGGACAACAACGGGCAGATCCAGCTAGGTGGCTCGCCAACCGTGAAGTGCACCTGA